The DNA sequence AATCTTTGGCAACCTGCTGATAGATATTGATCAGACTTTCAGCTTTTTTTCGTAGATTGCTGTCCATTTCCCCATCCCCTTTCCCCGAACTAACCCTTGTTTCTGTCTCTTAAATCCCGTTCCATTTGCCTTTTGGCATCCCGCTCGGCCAGATCATCCCGCTTGTCATAAGTTTTTTTGCCTTTGCACAGCCCAAGTTCAATTTTGGCCATGCCGTGCTTGAGATAAATCTTTAACGGGACAAGGGTCATTCCCTGTAGCTTGACCTTATCCCCCATCTTAATAATCTCGGTGCGATTAAGCAGCAGTTTTCTCTTCCGCAGCGGATCATGGTTGAACCTGTTCCCTTGTTCATACGGGCTGATATGCATCTGATTTAGCCAAACCTCACCCTTGATAATCTCAGCATAACTGTCTTTGAGATTCACACGGCCGGCCCGGATTGACTTTATCTCGGTCCCCGTTAAGATGATCCCGGCTTCATAACTGTCCTCGACAAAGAAATCGTGCCTGGCTTTTCTGTTTTCAGCGATGACCTTAATTCCCTCAGCCAATTTATTTCCACCTCGCTGCTTTATCTATTAATAATATTACCCGTTGTTGACCGCTCAGGCAATGGGTATTTCCTTGAGATTATTTTCAGAAAAAATCAGTAAACCGACCTATGGGACCAGCAGCTGACGCTTTTCTATAAATTCCCGTATTTTTTGGGCCAATTCGTCCCGCGCTGCGCTCAACGGCAGATAGTGGTCCTCATCTTTCCAGTAAACTGCATCGCAATAACGGTCTCCGATGCTCTTCTGAATAAATTCGCCGCTGGACGGATGGACTGTCCCGTCAGCCATGCTCTGGACCATAAGCGTCGGACAGCTAATTTGGGGCAACTTTCCTTTCATTCGTTCAATGGCTTGGTTTAAGGAAATAAATGATATTACCGGTACCTGAATATAGGAAAAATGTGGGAGTCCCTCGCTGTTCAGGCTGATCTCAGCGGTTTTATGCGGCTTGCCAACATATTCTATTTTTCCTATCAAGCTTTCGGCCTGATGCAGCTTTTCATCAACATAAATAATCGGGGCATTGATGGAGACTGCACCGTCGATCCTGCCCTGAGCTGCCAGAGATAGTGCCAGCAATCCGCCCATGGAATGTCCAATGGCAAGGACTCTCTGACACGTTTTCTTTAATTGCTCAGCTGCTTCGGCAACAGCTCGCTCCCAATCCTGCCAGGATGTCTTCTTCAAGTCTTCTATTGAAGTTCCATGGCCGGGCAGAAGC is a window from the Dehalobacter sp. DCA genome containing:
- the smpB gene encoding SsrA-binding protein SmpB, yielding MAEGIKVIAENRKARHDFFVEDSYEAGIILTGTEIKSIRAGRVNLKDSYAEIIKGEVWLNQMHISPYEQGNRFNHDPLRKRKLLLNRTEIIKMGDKVKLQGMTLVPLKIYLKHGMAKIELGLCKGKKTYDKRDDLAERDAKRQMERDLRDRNKG
- a CDS encoding alpha/beta hydrolase, encoding MFTREELIKPFYFSGGSTAILLIHGFTACPIDMKPLGERLKNWGYTVQAPLLPGHGTSIEDLKKTSWQDWERAVAEAAEQLKKTCQRVLAIGHSMGGLLALSLAAQGRIDGAVSINAPIIYVDEKLHQAESLIGKIEYVGKPHKTAEISLNSEGLPHFSYIQVPVISFISLNQAIERMKGKLPQISCPTLMVQSMADGTVHPSSGEFIQKSIGDRYCDAVYWKDEDHYLPLSAARDELAQKIREFIEKRQLLVP